From Bombus huntii isolate Logan2020A chromosome 4, iyBomHunt1.1, whole genome shotgun sequence, one genomic window encodes:
- the LOC126864542 gene encoding 40S ribosomal protein S21 has translation MENDNGVLVDLYIPRKCSSSNRIIHAKDHASIQLSIADVDPETGRMTDSQKMYAICGAIRRMGESDDCLVRLAKNDGILPKNF, from the exons ATGGAGAACGACAACGGAGTACTTGTTGACTTGTACATACCAAGAAAATG cTCATCGAGTAATCGTATCATTCATGCCAAGGATCATGCATCTATTCAATTAAGTATTGCTGATGTTGATCCTGAAACTGGACGCATGACTGACTCTCAAAAGATGTATGCAATTTGTGGCGCTATTCGTCGTATG GGTGAATCTGATGATTGTTTGGTACGACTTGCAAAAAATGATGGTATATTAccaaaaaatttttaa